A stretch of Zymoseptoria tritici IPO323 chromosome 1, whole genome shotgun sequence DNA encodes these proteins:
- a CDS encoding 60S ribosomal protein L9: MRYIYSQESLDIPEGVKVHIKTRQVTVEGPRGKLVKDLGHLAVAFSKPSAGKINIELHHGSRKNVATLRTVRTLINNMIIGVTKGFKYKMRYVYAHFPINVNLDKDNETGLWEVEIRNFLGEKIVRKVMMQPGVDVEASKNVKDELLLQGNSLEAVSQSAADIQQKCRVRNKDIRKFLDGLYVSERGNIEEEA, from the exons ATGCGGTACATCTACTCCCAGGAGTCGCTGGACATTCCAGAGGGCG TCAAGGTCCACATCAAGACCCGCCAGGTCACCGTCGAGGGCCCCCGCGGCAAGCTCGTGAAGGACCTTGGACATTTGGCCGTCGCCTTCTCCAAGCCGTCCGCCGGCAAAATCAACATCGAACTGCACCACGGCTCGCGCAAGAACGTCGCCACCCTCCGAACCGTCCGTAccctcatcaacaacatgATCATCGGTGTTACCAAGGGCTTCAAGTACAAGATGCGATACGTCTACGCTCATTTCCCCATCAACGTCAACTTGGACAAGGACAACGAGACTGGTCTGTGGGAGGTTGAGATCAG GAACTTCTTGGGCGAGAAGATTGTGCGCAAGGTCATGATGCAACCCGGTGTCGACGTCGAGGCCAGCAAGAACGTCAAGGAcgagctcctcctccaaggCAACTCCCTCGAGGCCGTGTCACAGTCCGCCGCGGACATTCAGCAGAAGTGCCGAGTCCGAAACAAGGATATCCGAAAGTTCTTGGACGGTCTGTACGTGAGCGAGCGTGGCaacatcgaggaggaggcataG
- the CYP-14 gene encoding putative P450 monooxygenase (P450 with unknown function. It may act on a polyketide pathway. This model has low similarity with characterized p450s), whose product MFELRTVLLAAVAIGIAYVARGLVNGYKLRARRQGLPGPPHSWLFGDLGTMGKINDANPARAHPHAVLIQVRKMFNLPRYMYLDLWPITYSILVVQDPDMAQQVVVEHQALKHPIPKDIMEAVVGPDDMVTMDGPQWKMWRTMFAPGFSNKHVMSQVPGFVDDVNIFIERLSEHAERRDVFRLFERTSRLTVDAIGRSVLNIQFNMQRGDHAFFRALTQQLQLLENGPFGILTGWSPLVIYQKWCNNRIMSDYFGKVLDDAYAKRRLQREIKDDSGRTTLDLALDSCFAGESSIVEARPEKLNPTLRTGIITQLRTFVFAGHDTTAATICYLFYVLSKNPTCLQRLREEHEIILGSSSTTASTLKSSPHLLNQLEYTHCVIKETLRLYPIGGTVRSGSPSLHLTDRETGEKFPTDGYMIMIDQYGMGRSEDIWGPDANDFNPDRFMPENSGKIPKGAYRAFELGPKNCIGQNFAIMEMKVVLALVARVMEFSTALDEEGLAEVGRDGSDFAKDPSFRKGKQDVEGEEMYQVLVGAAKPREGMPVRVKKVDWKP is encoded by the exons ATGTTCGAGCTACGGACTGTACTGCTGGCTGCGGTCGCAATCGGTATTGCATATGTCGCTCGCGGGCTGGTCAATGGGTACAAGCTCCGGGCGAGGCGGCAAGGCTTG CCAGGACCACCGCACTCATGGCTCTTCGGAGACTTGGGCACAATGGGCAAGATTAACGATGCAAACCCAGCGAGGGCACATCCACATG CGGTCCTCATTCAAGTCCGGAAAATGTTCAACCTCCCTCGATACATGTACCTCGATCTCTGGCCCATCACCTACAGCATCCTCGTCGTGCAGGATCCAGACATGGCCCAGCAAGTCGTGGTGGAGCATCAAGCGCTGAAGCATCCCATTCCCAAGGACATCATGGAAGCCGTCGTGGGTCCGGACGACATGGTCACGATGGACGGCCCTCAATGGAAGATGTGGCGCACTATGTTCGCGCCGGGCTTCAGTAACAAACACGTCATGTCGCAAGTCCCGGGATTCGTGGACGATGtcaacatcttcatcgaGCGATTGAGCGAGCATGCCGAGCGAAGGGATGTGTTCCGTTTGTTTGAGCGGACTTCGAGGTTGACTGTTGATGCGATCGGGAGGTCGGTGTTGAACATCCAGTTCAACATGCAACGCGGTGACCATGCCTTTTTCCGTGCTTTGACCCAACAATTGCAACTCCTCGAAAATGGCCCATTCGGAATACTCACCGGCTGGTCGCCGTTGGTCATATATCAGAAGTGGTGCAACAATCGCATCATGAGCGACTACTTCGGCAAAGTTCTGGATGATGCCTACGCAAAGAGACGTCTGCAGCGGGAGATCAAGGACGACTCGGGCCGGACGACTCTCGACCTCGCGCTCGACAGCTGCTTCGCTGGCGAGAGCAGCATCGTCGAAGCTCGACCGGAGAAGCTCAACCCGACACTGCGAACAGGCATCATCACTCAACTCCGCaccttcgtcttcgccggccATGACACCACAGCCGCCACTATCTGCTACCTCTTCTACGTCCTTTCCAAGAATCCCACTTGCCTGCAACGTCTCCGCGAAGAACACGAAATCATTCTGGGCTCCTCATCTACCACAGCGTCCACTCTGAAATCTtctcctcacctcctcaaCCAGCTCGAATACACCCACTGCGTCATCAAGGAAACCCTCCGCCTCTACCCCATCGGCGGCACAGTGCGATCAGGCTCTCCATCATTGCACCTCACCGACCGCGAGACGGGTGAAAAGTTCCCCACCGACGGCTACATGATCATGATCGATCAGTACGGCATGGGACGCAGCGAAGACATTTGGGGTCCCGACGCCAACGACTTCAACCCGGATCGCTTCATGCCCGAGAACAGCGGCAAGATTCCAAAGGGTGCGTACAGGGCCTTTGAACTGGGTCCGAAGAATTGTATCGGACAGAATTTTGCCATCATGGAGATGAAGGTTGTGTTGGCGTTGGTGGCGAGAGTGATGGAATTCTCTACGGCGCTGGATGAAGAGGGATTGGCGGAGGTGGGAAGAGATGGGAGTGACTTTGCGAAGGATCCGAGCTTTAGGAAAGGAAAGCAGGAtgttgagggagaggagatgtATCAAG TTCTTGTTGGAGCGGCGAAGCCGAGAGAGGGCATGCCTGTTCGGGTGAAGAAGGTTGATTGGAAGCCTTGA